gagaaacaagcaaagcaacaagacTTTGGAGAGTCTATTCCTTGGACTTCTTCCCGATACCAGTGTTGGGAAGAGAGCTTAGCCTTCAGGAAGTGCCTGGAGGGgaacccctttgctgctggaactgctgttgtggagcccagccctgtcccagcagtgcccagggcctgtccctgcctgtgctcacaggcctgacccacagcaggacagtgactgagctgccagagcactcaggccttgggcacggacaggaaaggagagggtgggagtgcaaagagagcagctctgaacagccccagtgctggggctccctggcagtgctgggactcttttcccctccacatctgcaaacatggaaatgccctccagcttcaggggagGTCTTGGAGGAAGGATCGGGGAAAAAGAACTTGTGTCCTTTCTTacactcagagattgtgattcctcatgtacaaactaacacagggaggatgtttgacaaatacctTACTGCACaaatttttatgttgtttaaatgcacacagagcaTGATTCctgatttgtttattttgtggGTCAAAAAAGAGAGGTAGAGAGTGAATTATATGGGATGAAGaacaaaatttcagtgttaatgacatgaacagatgaaaaaaacaggaaagccCCCCACCActatcaaaagctttagaaggcaggctgggcccAAAATGAGTTACACaatgagtgttctgcagaaCAAAAGATGCAGTTGATTGCTCCTGAAAAACATCATCACCATTTTCCTTATGAcatccctgagctcctggttcctcaggctgtagatgagggggttcaatgctggaggcaccaccgagtacagaactgacaccaccaGATCCAGAGATgggaaggagatggaggggggcttcagaTGGGAAAACAAcacagtgctgaggaacagggagaccacggccaggtggGGGAAGCAAGTGGAAAAGGCTTTTTGCCgtccctgctcagaggggatcctcagcacagccctgaagatctgcacataggagaaaacaatgaaaatgaaacaaccgAACAGTAAACAGGCACTAAAAACCATGAGCCCaagttccctgaggtagcctgagtgtgagcaggagagcttgaggatgtgtgggatttcacagaagaactggcccagggcattgccctggcacaggggcagggaaaatgtattggctgtgtgcagcagtgaatagagaaagccagtggcccaggcagctgctgccatgtgggcacaagctctgctgcccaggagggtcctgtagtgcaggggtttgcagatggcaacgtagcggtcgtagcacatgatggtgaggagggaaaactctaCTGACatgaagaagtaaaagaaaaagagctgtgcagcacatcccttgtaggagatggttgtggtgttatggagggaattgtgcatggctttggggacagtggtgcagatgcagcccaggtctgtgagggagaggttgagcaggaagaagcccatgggggtgtgcaggtggtggtcgcaggctacggcgctgaggatgaggccgttggccaggagggcagccagggagatggccaggaagagccagaagtgcaggagctgcagctcccgcctgtctgccaatgccaggaggaggaactgggccatggagctgctgttggacatttacTCCTTCCTCAGAGTATTTTgatctgttgaggaggaaaagccactgctgagttagaccaggcttctgcagccaaacattACCCGTCTcagccaccccactctcaggctctctctcctctctcagacctccctgcagctccctctccctgagctctgccttttgctgccTGAGGGGACCATTGGAATCAGGAACTCTCTGATGGGCTCCAAAGGCCTCCTTTCTttgctgggagagggaccttGGAATGAAGGGTGATCTCACATTAAATGTATTCATGATACATcaaagagcttctcagctttgctgtttgcaatttgcccaaatgaaggactgagctgagggaattctttgGATTTGTTCACCCACTTACACCTGCCACACTTAGGAGTGGTTGTGGAGGTTTGAAATCCCTGATATTTCTATTGCACTGCAGGTCAACTCTTGTGGGTTGTGAGTGGCACAGGGACGGTCCcttagtgcagagagaagagctgctctgcccatcagtcctgggctcagctgccctgtgctggcagcttggagctggaggagcatcacactcaactgttcccctacagagaaactgcccagagatccaggaatccatgtccaaagaacagacTGACACACTCCTCACTTTTTCATCTGTCCCCTCCCAgagtgagacacaaaatgctccttgcagctgcccagagcatttgcatggatttagcactgaggagttttctccatggggatcctgtgcagcacagagatgctatggcagagctgtgcccttctggagggcacctgcagccctgcaggacacccaggcaaacagctgaatcccctgaaggtgcctggagggcacttgggcacttggctcccacagacacatccccacagcaacACCCAAAGGGTTTGGGTCTGCACAGGAATCTGTgcccaaccccaaaccccacactggctcagaaaatccaatggtgagaacaaggagagcccaggcagcaggggatggcagggaaatgccacagtgctgctgccaagggaggagggacacagagacagctggaaatcagggccctgtccttgcctgggctctggctgctgcagggcaatgcacagcccagcccccgtgggcctgagggcacaggctctgcttaggctgggaaaggagcccaggcaggagctgctcagggaaggggtctgtgccacagggacagcagggaggggcccccatccccctgcccagcccttgtggcagcagctgcctctccctgcctgcctgtctctgggtgaggagctgttcctgccagcagcccctgcctgtgcccagctcagctccctgccagtgctgccagagccatccccagcccagtgcccaggggcagctctgcctgggcaggggctgcagagcagatcccagaccccctgcggtggctgggaagggggaggtgttctggggggatgtgcttcctgagaagggcccctggaaatggaggaggtggagctgaagctgtgaggagccctgagcctgcagctgaagggctctgcccagccctgcccagccctgccctgccctgaggggtcactccttccacccaccccttctccctgcagggccctggcagctccttggccgggctaagagctgcccctggcaggcagcagagtccctgccccagcacacagagccctgggggcaggaccctgctctgcaccacagccctgggcacccctggctgcacccccaccttcccaccccacagccagccctggcacaggggaccttctggccctgggcctctgagggggcagcagcaagtcctgctctgcagcagcttctcctgctgcaccccagcaaatccagcagagccatcctgacagctcctgccactgctgccatttggcagctggcagaggcacttgcaggaactcccctgcactgctctgcagccacaacctgaccgtggcaaagggctggcaaggttcctgccctgagcagctctgccctgtcctcccaccccaggatcccttgaacctcctgctcccttctcctctctgcccttgctgcctgcagctcctgccctgctctgccatatggccacttcccctgcactgcagcaactgggagagtcctgctgaaagatcctggaagctgtgggatgtgccagctttaggaaaTGCCTCCAGGAAGacaagttgaactttcctacagccagagaattcttccttcaaatcctggggaGGTCTCTCCTGtggtgagagctcagtcacctcccagcccaggctgcctctcatctctctgccttctctcctgtgccctgggtgctgcaggcagtgccctcatccctgctgggctgggcagaggagctgctcctgggcagagctgtctctttgaagctcttcttgcttgccaggagctccctgtgtgccaggagcccggcccagctcagcagcacagcaacagccccaggtatttcatgaccctcagggggtttggggttgtttacatgagactcagtccctgagaggaagttcaaacaacttctcaagaagtcaaagtgagtTTGAAagactgaagtttcttgtagtgctaatgagtctcactgagggacacaactgagaaagtgtccccaggttccagttagagcaggaaactgcagacagtgatgccaaggatggacaagcatgggaaaggtggctctgatgctgaagaaaccttgacttgtttccttaatccaaagggcccagccctgacccccaggcccatggaaggcagatcctgtccctgcctctttcctcagggctcttcctggggcactgggatgtgggatgtgcaatgccaagggcaggcccatggggtggcacctgccaggctgctgagcagggacaaggaggccatgaggccccagggctgcaaggggcactcccctcctcctggcatcaggggcacagacagcagccctggccaaaggcctgcagaaggtggctctggcagggcctttcagcttctccccctccctgtctcctctccagcccaggctgtcctacggtttccatgccctgcccctttccctgcaggctgtcgtcatccccccggctgccccacctggctggcaccttcctgcactgacatctctgcgtcctccctggctcttcctgcacacacaaagggCTCATcccttgggctcatccagactcctcctgggtgaAAATGCACCACAGTATTTTCtatggagtgaaattcctttttcctcatgtccactcgggacctccccagctgcacttggcattaattctttctttctcatgctcttttctgctctgacaaaaggatccaccatctctaaatcctcccttcaagccctctcagggctgtcctgtgctgtcctcagtctccacaccagtgaggccacagctccttagcccctctctagtgctcatgtgcttgagacctttcaagcccatcttgggagatctctgggcactcacagatgtttttgcagatgaaaatgtcgtgctcatagtctaaggaaatcacagggatactttttaccaaggcctgtagtggcCGAACATGGGGCAGTGGCTTTGAAGTGAAAGAGAAGAGTTTTACACTGGATAATAGGAGGAAAGATTTAACAATCAGGGTGGCAAGAACTGGAAGAGGTTTCCAGATAAAttgatgtcccatccctgcatttgtccaaggtcagggaGTGTGAGTAACCTGAATTAATAAAAGATGTCACTGTCCATGTGCAGggacttggaccagatgaccttttatctcccttccaaaccaaataattctgggattcttttgAGTCTAAAGTCTCAAACtctttctccaaagaatttTCATGTTGAGGACATGAACTGCCATGTTTATGGAGAAACCCTTCTATGCCCAAAAGGTAACAATTCCAAGGAAGTTCCAAGGTATCTGTAGGAAACTTGAAGCAAGTGGGTCAATGGCAGAACCTCTCAGGGTGACCTTGCAACTGAGGATGGGGGATTCAGCCTCGGGCTCTGAGACTCGTGATGGGCAGccagaaaggggatttggggactgggTAAGACTTGTCATGGAATGTCtaggaaagaaccaaagcaaggGTAGGATCCCAGTGGTCTTTGGAGGACCAAGcatgagaaaagagagagaaaagaggatgaaaaagctggtcatgttaaacaggaggctgGTCAAGACacgtccctggctgtgccctgcaagtgatccCCACAGTCTGTCCCCttttcttaagaactccattgccaagaagtctctgtggggagggacctctctgctcctggcacagattgtggcccaagttccagccactgcagcaggagtcacaaatagtcaggtcttgtgttctttggggggccagactctgcccacactggggggtgtgtgtgtgttggaagcacaaaagagtgaagcaaacgcaaagctaaacacccaatggagcctgactttgtccctaagtgggggatgagaattggacccaacatgtgcagggacagagggaggggtttgttcccctggccctgcccagaagggacacctttcaggaagggttgtggccttggctgtgctgagggttgccccgggcaatgcagcttgggattgcagtggcactgtcagggctctgcagagctcctggcagttcctgcctttgtccccagcaatgccagagacctgcaggggttgcagtcaatcccttgtgctctttgggaccccgactggctctgctgaatgtcagcaggcctggagttcccagactgttcctgcatccagggtcgggcctgcagtgacgtttgtgcagcattcaattggggcagtggcaggatggccatggatccattcctgcacaaacacaatggggctccatcccaggcagggagagaatgggcccaCAAATGTTGGAAGGATAACAATAAGGTAGTTTTGTCACTGTGGAatcccatggaaccaaaggaaccctgggacatggcagaacctcctggaataaaggggacattgtgaccctgcagcacctcatggaaccaaagggagtctgggacgtggcagggcctgatggaaacaaaggaacctcctgggaacaaagggaccctggacactgccaaaactcagggagacaagggaactccaggacactgtggaatctcctggaatccaggggccattggaatacactggggcctcctggaaccaaagggaacatgggacactgtggaacctcatagAATCAAAAGGACCCCAGGACTCTGTGGAAtgtcagggaatcaaggggccagtgtgacatcccagaaccttttggaaccaaagggaaccaacGGGACATTgcagaatctcatggaatccagggtccattgtgaccctggggaaaatgatggaatcagtgggccATTGTCGCACTGCAAGGCCTTTTGATGCCAAAGAACTctgggaaacagtgcaacctcatggaatcaaggagccattgtgcCTCTGCAGGGCCTTATAAAGCCAAAGGAAGCCTTgcacactgtggaacctcatggagtcAAGGGACCACTGTGAtcttgcagggcctcatggaactgaaggaaacctgggattctgcagaacctcatggaatcaggcagccactgtgacactgcaggacctcatggaatcaaatgTCCATTGTGACAGTCTAGGGCCTCAGGGAATCTAATGAatcccaggacactgtggaaccttaTGGAACGATTGGGCATTTGTGACTCTGCACAACCTCATGCAACTGAGGGGCTGTCTTtgtttaaagacaaaaattggggtgggaactccaatgAAATGAAtcccttcctttttatttcttactaaTACAGAGAGATAAAACTCTTAAGAGTTTACTGACAAGGAAATAGCAGCAACCACAAAGATATACAGGGAACAGCTGACCCACAAAGAGGGGAATTCTTCACCCACCTGGCATTCCCGGAACAAAGTGGGAAAATGGTGGAGGGTCCTGCCTGATAaccacccccctctgccccagcaagCCAAAGAAACTCTGGGAAATGGGGGCAGAAGCAGAAGCACGTTCCTGGGCTCAGGGTCACTCTGGGGCTCTCCCCGGCCGTGGTGCTGAGCGAGCTCAGCGCTCGgggcggcagcagcagggccccgGGGCAGGACGGCGCCGTGGGGACTCTCCAGGCACCAACCCTGGGGtccagggaggagaaaaagttccttttgctgcctggcattttccttctttcttcccctccctgcccagccccagcctggggcaggaaCTCCTTCTTAAAGAGACAGTCCCTCCAAAACAGTGT
This Pseudopipra pipra isolate bDixPip1 chromosome W, bDixPip1.hap1, whole genome shotgun sequence DNA region includes the following protein-coding sequences:
- the LOC135404915 gene encoding olfactory receptor 14J1-like, which codes for MAQFLLLALADRRELQLLHFWLFLAISLAALLANGLILSAVACDHHLHTPMGFFLLNLSLTDLGCICTTVPKAMHNSLHNTTTISYKGCAAQLFFFYFFMSVEFSLLTIMCYDRYVAICKPLHYRTLLGSRACAHMAAAAWATGFLYSLLHTANTFSLPLCQGNALGQFFCEIPHILKLSCSHSGYLRELGLMVFSACLLFGCFIFIVFSYVQIFRAVLRIPSEQGRQKAFSTCFPHLAVVSLFLSTVLFSHLKPPSISFPSLDLVVSVLYSVVPPALNPLIYSLRNQELRDVIRKMVMMFFRSNQLHLLFCRTLIV